The Campylobacter concisus sequence ATCGCTACCTGATAGCTGTAAATTTCGGTGGCGATTTTGGGTACGGCCAGCTGCGTTTTATTTACGTTTTCTACCCTCAGCTCTTGGCTGTCCTCTATGGTGACTACTCGCTCGCCCGGGTCTATTTCTCCCATTAACGAGTTTAAAAAACTGGTTTTCCCGCTTCCCGTTCCGCCGCTTAAAAGTACGTTTTTCTTATCCTGGTTCAGCTCTTTGATTTTTTCATAAGTCCAGCCCTCGTTTATCACGTTTTGACTTAATGTAAAGCTTTCTAGTGTAAAGGCCTCTTTGCTGGGTATCCTTATACAAATTGCGATATCGCTATTAAACAGACTTGGTTTATGCTGCGCTTGGACGCGGTAACGCAAAAACGGATCGGGCAGTTCGCATGAGGGGTGGCAATGCGTTTCGTCGAAGCGCTGATTTCTTCTAG is a genomic window containing:
- a CDS encoding ATPase, T2SS/T4P/T4SS family yields the protein RRNQRFDETHCHPSCELPDPFLRYRVQAQHKPSLFNSDIAICIRIPSKEAFTLESFTLSQNVINEGWTYEKIKELNQDKKNVLLSGGTGSGKTSFLNSLMGEIDPGERVVTIEDSQELRVENVNKTQLAVPKIATEIYSYQVA